Proteins encoded together in one Bifidobacterium sp. ESL0745 window:
- the crgA gene encoding cell division protein CrgA → MADEELDKGTDAAATQDEAQKAWDKPDTQADDDATETTESDDTAADQKDADEAGQKESDDEDLDLPMDKIEALLSADNTDKKSMSPQLRRVAQRQAENSKRVEETIKGTKANPSWFVPLFCFLMILGLAWAVVYYLTSKYPIPGIGAWNLLIAFCIVMVGFIMTMWWR, encoded by the coding sequence ATGGCTGACGAAGAGCTGGATAAGGGCACCGATGCCGCCGCGACGCAGGATGAGGCGCAGAAGGCATGGGACAAGCCCGATACGCAGGCGGATGACGACGCTACCGAGACCACGGAGAGTGACGATACGGCAGCGGATCAGAAGGATGCCGATGAGGCCGGCCAGAAGGAAAGCGATGACGAGGATCTCGACCTGCCGATGGACAAAATCGAGGCTTTGCTGAGCGCCGACAATACCGACAAGAAGTCGATGAGCCCGCAGCTGCGTCGCGTCGCCCAGCGTCAGGCCGAGAACAGCAAGCGCGTTGAGGAGACCATTAAGGGCACCAAGGCGAACCCGAGCTGGTTTGTGCCGCTCTTCTGCTTCCTTATGATTCTTGGGCTTGCGTGGGCGGTTGTGTACTACCTCACCAGCAAGTATCCAATTCCGGGCATCGGCGCTTGGAATCTGCTGATCGCGTTCTGCATCGTGATGGTCGGTTTCATCATGACGATGTGGTGGCGCTAA
- a CDS encoding SpaA isopeptide-forming pilin-related protein produces the protein MAVHKSLFNAVAAAFSAAALLACGIVGVGAANAGPVTVGNNGKITINDAGAGHKFKAVQIGKYKNVEENRNAVSNLDIEGMPSSSPVATAVNRAASTAGAGKPADSKCGNDKVCWISKHWLGSKSNNDNTPNYDESSSSVPYTGNLRDFVTILQNNGNFKAAIAGANSVTESGGKAVFEGIPEGLYVIEDVTGQNADGKSNSIPMLTGTTVGPDKLDTIDSSNVLLPKLGQITAKASTPSVTQKWVSTKDANKKPVDRDGIPLDGDVMHFELRTNVPMTTAFSSYFFKITDKLTAGLKYVDGSAKAMVDGVDVPVASTFSPAPLSMTNEVYFDHGNVVGGTPYIGFTFPDVMDYAYNAPIVISFDAKIIDAGLQKNVVGVDWSSDIGNQPGPSCLANPATGCGATQHADTEMIQFATYYLQFQSVDGSKNNAPAGGAVFEVYKKGSKTPLKFRKLADGSYVYHPAEDEASHTTSDLVSSSGKHTGDGGLDLGALKIDGLPPGIYTIKEIEPPSGVSKTELVDFDVKLTVDHSNNDGVYVKVVRNDAHDLAGKPVSADNNLGAIITLNVTKPKKGIIDTIIHNVIKPIFKPVHNVNGGDNGGQGNANGNGSESNGTAANGSTANGSVNNGATNNANEGKISGPLGALATTGISLIALLVLICVSVIVGTALMRRRHRIQR, from the coding sequence ATGGCTGTACACAAGTCATTGTTCAATGCTGTAGCCGCTGCATTTAGTGCAGCGGCGTTATTGGCTTGCGGAATTGTAGGTGTGGGCGCGGCAAATGCCGGTCCGGTCACTGTTGGCAACAATGGCAAAATCACCATCAATGATGCTGGCGCTGGTCATAAGTTCAAGGCCGTGCAAATCGGCAAGTACAAGAATGTCGAAGAAAACCGGAACGCGGTTTCGAATCTTGATATTGAGGGGATGCCGTCTTCGTCTCCTGTCGCCACTGCGGTTAACAGAGCCGCAAGCACTGCTGGGGCTGGAAAGCCTGCAGATAGCAAGTGTGGTAATGATAAGGTTTGTTGGATTTCCAAGCATTGGCTTGGATCCAAAAGTAATAATGACAATACGCCGAATTATGACGAGAGTTCATCCTCTGTTCCGTACACCGGTAACCTGCGTGATTTCGTGACCATCCTTCAGAATAATGGCAATTTCAAAGCTGCGATTGCTGGCGCCAATTCCGTTACCGAATCGGGAGGCAAAGCGGTATTCGAGGGCATACCCGAAGGGCTTTACGTCATCGAGGACGTGACCGGTCAGAATGCAGACGGTAAGTCAAACTCGATCCCGATGCTGACCGGTACGACAGTTGGGCCGGACAAGCTCGATACGATTGACAGCAGCAACGTTTTGCTTCCTAAGCTTGGGCAGATTACCGCGAAAGCGAGCACCCCGTCAGTGACTCAAAAATGGGTATCGACCAAGGACGCAAACAAGAAGCCGGTCGATCGTGATGGTATTCCGCTTGATGGCGACGTCATGCATTTTGAGCTCAGAACCAACGTGCCGATGACCACGGCGTTTAGTAGTTACTTCTTTAAGATCACGGATAAGCTGACCGCTGGCTTGAAGTATGTAGATGGCTCTGCCAAGGCGATGGTTGATGGCGTGGATGTTCCTGTTGCCTCTACTTTTTCCCCAGCCCCCTTGTCGATGACTAATGAGGTTTATTTCGACCATGGCAATGTCGTGGGCGGTACACCATATATTGGGTTTACGTTCCCGGATGTGATGGACTATGCCTATAACGCACCTATCGTCATCAGCTTTGATGCAAAGATTATCGATGCCGGACTACAAAAGAACGTTGTTGGCGTTGATTGGTCCAGCGATATTGGCAATCAGCCTGGACCATCCTGTCTGGCCAATCCTGCGACGGGTTGTGGTGCCACTCAGCATGCGGATACCGAAATGATTCAGTTTGCCACATATTACTTGCAGTTCCAGAGCGTTGACGGTTCGAAGAACAATGCACCGGCTGGCGGCGCGGTCTTTGAAGTCTATAAGAAGGGGAGCAAGACACCCCTGAAATTCAGGAAACTTGCCGACGGTTCGTACGTGTACCATCCGGCTGAAGATGAGGCTTCGCATACCACGTCGGATCTTGTCAGCTCAAGTGGCAAGCATACCGGTGACGGAGGCTTGGATCTTGGCGCGCTTAAGATCGACGGATTGCCGCCGGGGATTTACACCATCAAAGAAATCGAACCTCCTTCAGGTGTGTCGAAGACTGAACTGGTGGATTTCGACGTGAAGCTCACCGTTGACCATAGCAACAATGACGGCGTCTATGTCAAGGTGGTTCGCAATGACGCTCACGACCTGGCTGGCAAGCCGGTCAGTGCTGATAACAATCTTGGTGCGATTATCACGTTGAACGTCACGAAGCCCAAGAAAGGCATCATTGACACGATTATCCACAACGTGATTAAGCCGATATTTAAGCCAGTCCATAACGTGAATGGTGGTGACAACGGCGGTCAGGGTAATGCCAATGGCAATGGTTCTGAAAGCAACGGAACCGCGGCCAATGGATCGACTGCCAACGGTTCTGTGAACAATGGCGCCACAAACAACGCAAACGAGGGCAAAATCTCTGGGCCGTTGGGTGCTCTCGCCACTACCGGTATTTCGCTGATCGCACTGCTGGTGCTGATATGCGTCTCGGTGATTGTAGGCACGGCCTTGATGAGAAGACGCCATCGAATACAACGGTAA